In a single window of the Canis lupus familiaris isolate Mischka breed German Shepherd chromosome 2, alternate assembly UU_Cfam_GSD_1.0, whole genome shotgun sequence genome:
- the MSRB2 gene encoding methionine-R-sulfoxide reductase B2, mitochondrial isoform X2, with product MARLLRALRGFPLGEALLRAVRSRAGGGGSAAGHGDAGSLTKHELPLTKSEWQKKLTPEQFYVTREKGTEPQLQDGECLHSSEKKYCSGTGWPAFSEAHGTSGSDERDTGILRRVDTSLGLTRTEVVCKQCEAHLGHVFPDGPGPSGQRFCINSVALKFKPRKH from the exons ATGGCGCGCCTGCTCCGCGCCCTCCGGGGATTTCCCCTTGGAGAGGCGCTCCTGCGGGCGGTGCGGAGCCGCGCTGGTGGCGGCGGCTCAGCGGCCGGTCACGGGGACGCAG GGTCTCTCACAAAGCATGAGCTGCCTCTTACCAAGAGTGAATGGCAAAAGAAGCTGACTCCAGAGCAATTCTATGttacaagagaaaaaggaacagaacca CAGCTGCAGGATGGTGAATGTCTTCACAGTTCCGAGAAAAAGTACTGCTCCGGCACTGGATGGCCTGCATTTTCGGAGGCACACGGGACATCTGGCTCTGATGAAAGGGACACGGGGATCCTGAGACGTGTGGACACCTCATTAGGATTAACTCGCACCGAGGTTGTCTGCAAGCAG TGTGAAGCCCACCTTGGCCACGTGTTTCCTGATGGACCTGGGCCTAGTGGTCAGAGGTTTTGCATTAACAGTGTGGCACTGAAGTTCAAACCAAGGAAACACTGA
- the MSRB2 gene encoding methionine-R-sulfoxide reductase B2, mitochondrial isoform X1: protein MARLLRALRGFPLGEALLRAVRSRAGGGGSAAGHGDAGSLTKHELPLTKSEWQKKLTPEQFYVTREKGTEPPFSGVYLNNKESGMYHCVCCDSPLFSSEKKYCSGTGWPAFSEAHGTSGSDERDTGILRRVDTSLGLTRTEVVCKQCEAHLGHVFPDGPGPSGQRFCINSVALKFKPRKH, encoded by the exons ATGGCGCGCCTGCTCCGCGCCCTCCGGGGATTTCCCCTTGGAGAGGCGCTCCTGCGGGCGGTGCGGAGCCGCGCTGGTGGCGGCGGCTCAGCGGCCGGTCACGGGGACGCAG GGTCTCTCACAAAGCATGAGCTGCCTCTTACCAAGAGTGAATGGCAAAAGAAGCTGACTCCAGAGCAATTCTATGttacaagagaaaaaggaacagaacca CCTTTCAGTGGGGTCTATCTGAATAACAAGGAATCAGGAATGTATCACTGTGTGTGCTGTGACAGCCCACTCTTCAG TTCCGAGAAAAAGTACTGCTCCGGCACTGGATGGCCTGCATTTTCGGAGGCACACGGGACATCTGGCTCTGATGAAAGGGACACGGGGATCCTGAGACGTGTGGACACCTCATTAGGATTAACTCGCACCGAGGTTGTCTGCAAGCAG TGTGAAGCCCACCTTGGCCACGTGTTTCCTGATGGACCTGGGCCTAGTGGTCAGAGGTTTTGCATTAACAGTGTGGCACTGAAGTTCAAACCAAGGAAACACTGA